Proteins encoded within one genomic window of Amorphoplanes friuliensis DSM 7358:
- a CDS encoding Lrp/AsnC family transcriptional regulator has translation MEEIDRAIVGALTADGRLSYTDLAERVGLSVSAVHQRVRRLEQRGVISGYTAKVSYEALELPLTAFVAIRPFDPSQPDDAPERLAHLSEIDSCYSVAGEDFYLLLVRVAGPADLERLLQEIRTAANVTTRTTVVLSTPYENRPPRIEATEP, from the coding sequence GTGGAAGAGATCGACCGGGCGATCGTGGGCGCCCTCACCGCGGACGGCCGCCTGTCCTACACCGATCTCGCCGAACGCGTCGGCCTGAGCGTCTCCGCCGTGCACCAGCGGGTACGTCGGCTCGAGCAACGCGGCGTCATCAGCGGCTACACGGCCAAGGTGTCCTACGAGGCCCTCGAGTTGCCCCTGACAGCGTTCGTGGCGATCCGCCCGTTCGACCCGTCCCAGCCCGACGACGCCCCCGAACGCCTGGCCCACCTCTCCGAGATCGACTCCTGCTATTCGGTGGCGGGGGAGGACTTCTACCTGCTCCTGGTACGGGTGGCCGGCCCAGCAGACCTCGAACGCCTGCTGCAGGAGATCCGCACAGCAGCCAACGTCACTACCCGCACCACAGTCGTCCTCAGCACCCCGTACGAAAACCGCCCACCCCGCATCGAAGCAACCGAACCATAG
- a CDS encoding TetR/AcrR family transcriptional regulator → MSERPLRADARRNRDRLLEVAVRAFSTDGPDVALETIARSAGVGIGTLYRHFPTREALVEAAYRSELDRLCDSAEELLASGEPDRALRAWMDRFVDYLATKRGMAEALRMVIVSGGDPFAHSRERLTDALTMLLDAGIRGGSLRADVPVLDLLTGLNGVALATGSPGQRDQADRLLDLMMDGLRPRT, encoded by the coding sequence ATGAGCGAGCGCCCGCTGCGCGCCGATGCCCGGCGTAACCGCGACCGGCTGCTCGAGGTCGCCGTCCGGGCCTTCTCCACCGACGGCCCGGACGTGGCCCTCGAGACGATCGCGCGCAGCGCCGGGGTCGGCATCGGCACGCTGTACCGGCACTTTCCCACGCGGGAGGCGCTCGTCGAGGCGGCCTACCGCAGTGAGCTCGACCGGCTCTGCGACTCGGCCGAGGAACTGCTCGCGTCCGGGGAGCCGGACCGGGCGCTGCGGGCGTGGATGGACCGCTTCGTCGACTACCTCGCGACCAAGCGCGGCATGGCCGAGGCGTTGCGGATGGTCATCGTCTCGGGCGGCGACCCGTTCGCGCACAGCCGGGAACGACTGACGGACGCCCTGACGATGCTGCTCGACGCGGGCATCCGCGGCGGCAGCCTGCGCGCGGACGTCCCGGTGCTGGACCTCCTGACCGGCCTGAACGGCGTGGCGCTCGCGACCGGCAGCCCGGGACAGCGGGACCAGGCCGACCGGCTGCTCGACCTGATGATGGACGGGTTGCGCCCCCGCACCTAG
- a CDS encoding alpha/beta hydrolase has translation MPAFTAPDGTLLAYHVKGVGEPLICLPGGPMQDSAYLRGLPLDRQLILLDPRGTGGSAVPSDPASYRCDRQVGDVEALRRHLGLERFDLLAHSAGTNLAVLYVQEHAARVDRLALITPSLFGVGIPVSGNDRREVALLRRDEPWFGVAFAALEKVMAGKEADFAEVEPFRHGRWDDAARARVASDERHRNDEAAGIFASEGAFDAEVTRVAVGGFAGSVLVVAGEYDLNSPPGAVGALAALFPKVELVVQPAAGHFPWLDDADRFSAAAAGFFASSVGQAP, from the coding sequence ATGCCTGCCTTCACTGCACCTGACGGAACCCTGCTCGCGTACCACGTCAAGGGGGTGGGAGAACCCCTGATCTGCCTGCCGGGCGGGCCGATGCAGGACTCCGCCTATTTGCGCGGCCTTCCCCTGGACCGCCAATTGATCCTGCTCGACCCCCGCGGGACCGGCGGGTCGGCGGTCCCTTCCGATCCGGCCTCTTACCGGTGCGATCGGCAGGTCGGTGACGTGGAGGCCTTGCGGCGGCACCTGGGTCTGGAACGCTTCGACCTGCTCGCCCACTCCGCCGGGACGAACCTCGCCGTTCTCTACGTCCAGGAGCACGCCGCGCGCGTTGACCGGCTCGCGTTGATCACACCGAGCCTGTTCGGTGTTGGGATCCCCGTCAGTGGCAACGACCGGCGTGAGGTCGCGCTGCTGCGGCGCGACGAGCCTTGGTTCGGGGTGGCCTTCGCTGCGCTCGAGAAGGTCATGGCGGGGAAAGAGGCCGACTTCGCGGAGGTCGAGCCGTTCCGGCACGGGCGCTGGGACGACGCGGCGCGGGCTCGTGTTGCCTCGGACGAACGCCATCGCAACGACGAGGCGGCTGGGATCTTTGCCTCCGAGGGGGCATTTGACGCTGAGGTCACGCGGGTGGCGGTTGGTGGGTTTGCGGGGTCGGTGCTGGTGGTGGCCGGGGAATACGACTTGAACTCGCCTCCGGGTGCTGTGGGCGCGCTGGCTGCGCTTTTTCCGAAGGTGGAGCTGGTCGTGCAGCCTGCGGCCGGGCACTTCCCCTGGCTGGACGATGCGGACCGGTTCTCGGCGGCTGCAGCCGGCTTTTTTGCTTCTTCGGTGGGACAGGCGCCGTAG
- a CDS encoding alpha/beta hydrolase, protein MADRLAARRPDDRDRLMAYPAPEVAVAGDLGTAGPLVVLLHGRGSHEKEIIALADHLPPGPTYAAVRAPIAEGGGFAWFANRGIGRPLPDSLRLSIDWFRGWLDTLGERPVHLVGFSGGAAFAGGLLLDAPSRFASTAILYGTLPFDAGVPTTPRRLPGVPVFLAHGEQDRVIPPELQARTWSYLHDESGATLTARRDPGGHGIAAPALTALHDWLAARIG, encoded by the coding sequence GTGGCAGACCGGCTGGCAGCTCGCCGGCCCGACGACCGCGACCGCCTGATGGCGTACCCCGCGCCCGAGGTCGCTGTTGCCGGTGACCTCGGGACCGCGGGCCCGCTGGTCGTGCTGCTGCACGGCCGCGGGTCGCACGAGAAGGAGATCATCGCGCTGGCGGACCACCTCCCGCCCGGCCCCACGTACGCCGCGGTGCGCGCGCCGATCGCCGAGGGTGGTGGCTTCGCCTGGTTCGCCAACCGCGGCATCGGCCGCCCGCTGCCCGACTCGCTGCGCCTCTCGATCGACTGGTTCCGCGGCTGGCTCGACACCCTGGGGGAGCGGCCGGTGCACCTCGTCGGCTTCAGCGGCGGCGCGGCCTTCGCCGGTGGCCTGCTCCTGGACGCGCCGTCCCGCTTCGCGAGCACGGCGATCCTGTACGGCACACTCCCGTTCGACGCGGGTGTGCCGACGACACCACGGCGCCTCCCCGGCGTACCCGTGTTTCTGGCCCACGGGGAGCAGGACCGGGTGATCCCGCCGGAGTTGCAGGCGCGGACGTGGTCCTATCTGCACGACGAGAGCGGCGCCACGCTGACCGCCCGGCGTGATCCGGGTGGCCACGGCATCGCCGCGCCGGCCCTCACGGCTCTGCACGACTGGCTGGCCGCGCGGATCGGCTAG
- a CDS encoding 5'-3' exonuclease, with protein MTERPLLAVDAPSLYFRAFHGIPESAARTSAGEPVNAIRGFMDMIAQLVRTRRPGRVVCALDADWRPEWRVALVPSYKKHRVAHGDVEEVPAALEKQVPVLLEVLAAVGIPAFGVKGYEADDVLGTLAATQPAPVEVVSGDRDLFQLVDDERGTRLLYCGRGVAKLEDSDNAAVEAKYGVPARWYADFAAMRGDPSDGLPGVPGVGEKTAARLIARYGGVDAILAALDDKDAGFAPGLRTKLDSARDYLAAALPVCKVALDVPLPDFDATLPSSPKDADALLALAERWNLAGSARRLVDALAG; from the coding sequence GTGACTGAGCGACCTCTGCTGGCTGTCGACGCCCCCAGCCTGTATTTCCGTGCGTTCCACGGCATTCCCGAGTCCGCTGCCAGGACGTCGGCGGGTGAGCCGGTCAACGCGATCCGCGGGTTCATGGACATGATCGCCCAGCTCGTCCGCACCCGGCGGCCCGGGCGTGTCGTGTGCGCCCTCGATGCCGACTGGCGGCCGGAGTGGCGGGTCGCGCTGGTCCCGTCGTACAAGAAGCACCGCGTCGCCCACGGTGACGTCGAGGAGGTTCCCGCCGCGCTGGAGAAGCAGGTGCCGGTGCTGCTCGAGGTGCTCGCGGCCGTGGGCATCCCGGCCTTCGGTGTGAAGGGCTACGAGGCCGACGACGTGCTCGGCACGCTGGCCGCGACCCAGCCCGCGCCGGTCGAGGTGGTCTCGGGCGACCGTGACCTGTTCCAGCTGGTCGACGACGAGCGCGGCACCCGTCTGCTCTACTGCGGCCGTGGCGTCGCCAAGCTCGAGGACAGCGACAACGCGGCGGTCGAGGCGAAATACGGCGTCCCGGCCCGGTGGTATGCCGACTTCGCGGCCATGCGCGGGGACCCGAGCGACGGCCTCCCCGGTGTCCCCGGCGTGGGCGAGAAGACTGCGGCCCGGCTGATCGCCCGGTACGGCGGCGTGGACGCGATCCTGGCCGCGCTCGACGACAAGGACGCCGGCTTCGCGCCGGGCCTGCGCACAAAACTCGACTCGGCCCGCGACTACCTGGCCGCGGCACTCCCGGTCTGCAAGGTGGCGCTGGACGTGCCGTTGCCGGACTTCGACGCGACACTGCCGTCCTCCCCCAAGGACGCCGACGCGCTGCTGGCGCTGGCCGAACGCTGGAACCTCGCGGGTTCGGCCCGCCGCCTGGTCGACGCCCTGGCCGGCTGA
- a CDS encoding NADPH-dependent F420 reductase — protein sequence MRIAIIGTGNVGSALSTAAVKAGHTVTLAAAHPEHAADVAAATGAQAAGTAVEAAQGSDLVVLAVPAGAARGVAAELAGVLAGTPLVDATNPINASFDGLDIAGVSFAHELQEVVPGAPVVKALNTLFAGRYADPQENGRPLDAFIAADDEGAKARVAEFTASLGLRPVDVGGLRKARSLEEMAFLNITVNAANGWVWQTGWQLAGPTTATA from the coding sequence ATGCGCATCGCCATCATCGGGACCGGCAACGTGGGGTCCGCCCTGAGCACTGCCGCCGTCAAGGCCGGTCACACCGTCACTCTCGCCGCCGCCCACCCCGAGCACGCCGCCGACGTCGCCGCCGCGACCGGAGCGCAGGCCGCCGGCACCGCCGTCGAGGCCGCGCAGGGTTCCGACCTCGTGGTTCTCGCCGTACCGGCCGGTGCCGCCCGCGGTGTGGCTGCCGAGCTGGCCGGAGTGCTCGCGGGCACCCCGCTCGTGGACGCGACCAACCCGATCAACGCCAGCTTTGACGGCCTCGACATCGCGGGTGTCTCGTTCGCGCACGAGCTGCAGGAGGTCGTGCCCGGCGCGCCCGTCGTGAAGGCGCTCAACACGCTCTTCGCCGGCCGCTACGCCGACCCGCAGGAGAACGGCCGGCCGCTGGACGCGTTCATCGCCGCCGACGACGAGGGCGCCAAGGCGCGTGTCGCCGAGTTCACCGCCTCGCTGGGCCTGCGGCCGGTCGACGTCGGCGGGCTGCGCAAGGCCCGCTCGCTCGAGGAGATGGCGTTCCTCAACATCACGGTCAACGCCGCCAACGGCTGGGTGTGGCAGACCGGCTGGCAGCTCGCCGGCCCGACGACCGCGACCGCCTGA
- a CDS encoding acyl-CoA dehydrogenase family protein, with translation MTVERILPTEEAYELLGLTREIADGELAPRVARFEEQGEFPREVLRTIGRSGLMGLPYPETDGGAGQPYEVYLQVLEILAGSWLAIAEAVSVHTLSCFPVYAFGNERQRKSLPDMLGGDLLGAYCLSEPQGGSDAASLTTRAEKDGCDWVVTGTKAWITHGGHADFYNVFCRTGGPGPTGISCVIADADTPGLLPQIPERTMGLRSSPPAQIVFDGARIPAERLVGDEGAGFRIAMQALDAGRLGIAACAVGLAQAAVDYATAYAKERQQFGKAIGEFQGIGFMLADMATQVSAARALTLAAARLKDAGRPFSIEAAKAKLFATDAAMRVTTDAIQVLGGAGYVSDHPVERWFREAKVLQIVEGTNQIQRLVIARSLTRD, from the coding sequence GTGACGGTCGAGCGGATCCTGCCAACCGAAGAGGCATACGAGTTACTGGGTCTGACCCGCGAGATCGCCGACGGCGAACTGGCACCACGGGTCGCCCGGTTCGAGGAGCAGGGTGAGTTCCCCCGTGAGGTGCTGCGCACCATCGGGCGTTCCGGATTGATGGGGTTGCCCTACCCCGAGACCGACGGCGGCGCGGGTCAGCCGTACGAGGTCTATCTCCAGGTCCTGGAAATTCTTGCGGGTTCGTGGCTGGCGATCGCCGAGGCGGTCAGTGTCCACACCCTCTCGTGCTTCCCGGTGTACGCGTTCGGGAACGAGCGCCAGCGCAAGTCCCTGCCCGACATGCTCGGGGGAGATCTGCTCGGCGCCTACTGCCTGTCCGAGCCGCAGGGCGGTTCGGACGCCGCGTCGCTGACCACGCGGGCCGAGAAGGACGGCTGCGACTGGGTCGTGACCGGCACCAAGGCCTGGATCACCCACGGCGGCCACGCCGACTTCTACAACGTCTTCTGCCGCACCGGCGGCCCCGGCCCGACCGGCATCTCGTGTGTCATCGCCGACGCCGACACGCCCGGGCTGCTGCCCCAGATCCCCGAACGCACGATGGGCCTGCGCTCCTCACCACCGGCCCAGATCGTCTTCGACGGCGCCCGCATCCCGGCCGAACGCCTGGTCGGCGACGAGGGCGCCGGCTTCCGGATCGCCATGCAGGCCCTGGACGCGGGCCGCCTCGGCATCGCCGCCTGCGCCGTCGGCCTGGCCCAAGCCGCAGTCGACTACGCCACCGCGTACGCGAAAGAGCGTCAGCAGTTCGGCAAGGCCATCGGGGAGTTCCAAGGAATCGGTTTCATGCTCGCCGACATGGCCACCCAGGTGTCGGCCGCCCGCGCCCTGACGCTGGCCGCCGCACGCCTCAAGGACGCGGGCCGCCCCTTCTCCATCGAGGCCGCCAAGGCCAAACTCTTCGCCACCGACGCGGCGATGCGGGTGACAACGGACGCGATCCAGGTGCTCGGCGGGGCCGGTTACGTCAGCGACCACCCGGTCGAGCGGTGGTTCCGTGAGGCCAAGGTGCTGCAGATCGTCGAGGGCACCAACCAGATCCAGCGCCTGGTCATCGCCCGGTCCCTGACCCGGGACTGA
- a CDS encoding MmcQ/YjbR family DNA-binding protein, with protein sequence MATWDDVRRIMAALPATTERAPREWRARDKNLAWERPLRKGDLAALGDDAPSGDILGVRVEDVGVAEALVADDPAVYFTTPHFAGYPAVLVRLEVIEPDELHELLRDAWLARAPKRVVKEFLEGQGLAGGEGTGLR encoded by the coding sequence GTGGCCACCTGGGACGACGTCCGGCGGATCATGGCGGCGCTGCCCGCGACGACCGAGCGCGCACCCCGCGAGTGGCGGGCGCGGGACAAGAACCTGGCCTGGGAGCGCCCCCTGCGCAAGGGCGATCTCGCCGCCCTCGGCGACGACGCACCCTCCGGCGACATCCTGGGCGTACGCGTGGAGGACGTAGGGGTCGCCGAGGCCCTGGTCGCGGACGACCCGGCGGTGTACTTCACGACGCCGCACTTCGCGGGTTATCCGGCCGTGCTCGTCCGGCTCGAAGTGATCGAACCGGACGAGTTGCACGAGTTGCTCCGCGACGCCTGGCTGGCGCGGGCGCCCAAGCGCGTCGTCAAGGAGTTCCTGGAGGGTCAGGGCCTCGCAGGCGGGGAAGGAACAGGACTGCGATGA
- a CDS encoding putative bifunctional diguanylate cyclase/phosphodiesterase: MTLTRPRPGTVLVVAVILAFSALMISGWGGERVTGTVSNIGTVLIAAAAGLACLVRAVQRRGRMGIAWSGFGLGALSYAFGEASWAWAETVQGREVPFPGLPDVGYLGMVPLTAAGLLMVPVARQSVANRVRSIVDGLMIACSLLLVSWILVIDPMRSAGAESTLGLYVLLSYPLSDVVLVTVVLYMLALLRRDRQDAGPLMLIGAAMLVIGVADSVYAYATLHGDYASGGLLDIGWFAGFGLVLLAARLPGSGTPVTADDIAETTEQQPFAILVPYAAVLGALICSVVFYAISGRADAFFGNCRSVLILLIVARQMLTLLENRHLTAYLEARVARRSSELQASESRFRSLVLQSSESVAVIDADSTIRFQSDSVERIFGYPAHVLVGLKLIDVAGRRAAPSISAALESIRDQPLGVVVLEVPLRHQDGRVRLAEMTITNVLHDPSVRGYVLNTRDIHDATELQEQLMHEAYHDGLTGLASRALFRERVVDALDRCERTDDVAILVLDLDGFKEVNDSLGHAAGDALLLQVADRLRAAVREGDTVARFGGDEFGVIIESVTARADAEAVGGRIAAALQQPFTVGGRDLHVAVSIGLASAADADDIDQLLRNADLAMYRAKSAGGAGLAAYDPQMLSGLVQRLELEADLRLALERNELALHYQPTVDLRTGDIVGFEALVRWHHPTRGLVNPLDFIGIAEATGLIVPLGRWVLTEACRQAVAWGAGTTRRLKMAVNVSVRQFDSGDLSVMVAEVLAETGMPVDQLCLEMTESVLLTDTDENLTQLQRLKALGVTLAMDDFGTGYSSLAYLRRYPMDILKIDRSFVDRLGGDREDEALVRTIVRLGQSLGMTTVAEGIEDAVQLATLRDLDCDLAQGYFLSRPLPAPDATRILAEGLATKLPVPAVA, from the coding sequence ATGACACTCACGCGCCCCCGCCCCGGCACGGTCCTGGTCGTCGCCGTGATCCTCGCGTTCTCGGCCCTCATGATCAGCGGTTGGGGCGGTGAACGGGTCACCGGGACGGTCTCGAACATCGGCACGGTGCTGATCGCGGCCGCCGCCGGCCTCGCCTGCCTGGTCCGGGCCGTCCAGCGCCGCGGCCGCATGGGCATCGCCTGGTCGGGGTTCGGCCTCGGCGCCCTCTCGTACGCGTTCGGCGAAGCATCCTGGGCCTGGGCCGAGACGGTCCAGGGGCGTGAGGTGCCGTTCCCCGGGCTCCCCGACGTCGGCTACCTCGGCATGGTCCCGCTCACCGCGGCCGGCCTGCTGATGGTCCCCGTCGCCCGGCAGTCGGTCGCGAACCGCGTCCGCAGCATCGTCGACGGCCTGATGATCGCCTGCTCGCTGCTGCTGGTCAGCTGGATCCTGGTCATCGACCCGATGCGCAGCGCCGGCGCCGAGAGCACCCTCGGCCTCTACGTGCTGCTCAGCTACCCGCTCAGCGACGTCGTCCTGGTCACCGTGGTGCTCTACATGCTCGCGCTGCTGCGCCGCGACCGGCAGGACGCCGGCCCGCTCATGCTGATCGGCGCCGCGATGCTGGTCATCGGTGTCGCCGACAGTGTTTACGCGTACGCGACCCTGCACGGCGACTACGCGTCGGGCGGCCTGCTCGACATCGGCTGGTTCGCCGGCTTCGGCCTGGTCCTGCTCGCCGCACGGCTCCCCGGCTCGGGTACGCCCGTGACCGCCGACGACATCGCCGAGACGACCGAGCAGCAGCCGTTCGCCATCCTCGTCCCGTACGCGGCGGTCCTCGGCGCCCTGATCTGCAGCGTGGTCTTCTACGCGATCTCCGGGCGTGCCGACGCGTTCTTCGGCAACTGCCGCTCGGTGCTGATCCTGCTGATCGTCGCCCGGCAGATGCTGACCCTGCTCGAGAACCGCCACCTCACCGCCTACCTGGAGGCGCGAGTCGCCCGCCGCAGCTCCGAGCTCCAGGCCAGCGAGTCACGCTTCCGCTCCCTGGTGCTGCAGAGCTCCGAGTCCGTCGCCGTGATCGACGCCGACTCGACCATCCGGTTCCAGAGCGACTCCGTCGAACGGATCTTCGGCTACCCGGCACACGTGCTCGTCGGCCTCAAACTGATCGACGTCGCCGGCCGCCGCGCCGCCCCGTCGATCTCCGCCGCCCTCGAGTCGATCAGGGATCAGCCGCTGGGGGTCGTTGTCCTCGAGGTGCCCCTGCGCCACCAGGACGGCCGTGTCCGCCTCGCCGAGATGACCATCACGAACGTGCTCCACGACCCGTCGGTCCGCGGGTACGTGCTCAACACCCGGGACATCCACGACGCCACCGAGCTGCAGGAACAGCTCATGCACGAGGCGTACCACGACGGGCTGACCGGGCTGGCCAGCCGTGCCCTGTTCCGGGAGCGGGTCGTCGACGCCTTGGACCGCTGTGAGCGTACGGATGATGTCGCGATCCTCGTCCTCGACCTGGACGGCTTCAAGGAGGTCAACGACAGCCTCGGCCACGCCGCCGGTGACGCCCTCCTCCTCCAGGTCGCCGACCGCCTGCGCGCCGCCGTCCGCGAGGGCGACACCGTGGCCCGCTTCGGCGGCGACGAGTTCGGCGTGATCATCGAGTCGGTCACCGCCCGCGCCGACGCCGAGGCGGTCGGAGGCCGCATCGCCGCGGCCCTGCAGCAGCCGTTCACCGTCGGCGGCCGCGACCTGCACGTGGCGGTCAGCATCGGCCTGGCCTCGGCGGCCGACGCCGACGACATCGACCAGCTCCTGCGCAACGCCGACCTCGCGATGTACCGCGCCAAGTCCGCCGGCGGCGCGGGCCTGGCGGCCTACGACCCGCAGATGCTCAGCGGTCTCGTGCAGCGCCTCGAACTCGAGGCCGACCTGCGCCTCGCCCTCGAACGCAACGAGCTCGCCCTGCACTACCAGCCCACGGTCGACCTGCGCACCGGCGACATCGTCGGCTTCGAGGCCCTGGTCCGCTGGCACCACCCGACCCGCGGCCTCGTCAACCCGCTGGACTTCATCGGCATCGCCGAGGCCACCGGCCTGATCGTCCCCCTGGGCCGCTGGGTCCTCACCGAAGCCTGCCGCCAGGCCGTCGCCTGGGGTGCCGGCACGACCCGCCGCCTCAAGATGGCCGTGAACGTGTCGGTCCGCCAGTTCGACAGCGGCGACCTGTCGGTGATGGTCGCCGAGGTCCTCGCCGAGACCGGCATGCCGGTCGACCAGCTCTGCCTGGAGATGACCGAGAGCGTCCTGCTCACCGACACCGACGAGAACCTGACCCAGCTCCAGCGCCTCAAAGCCCTGGGCGTCACCCTCGCCATGGACGACTTCGGTACGGGCTACTCGTCCCTGGCCTACCTCCGCCGCTACCCGATGGACATCCTGAAGATCGACCGCTCCTTCGTGGACCGCCTCGGCGGCGACCGCGAGGACGAGGCCCTGGTCCGCACGATCGTCCGCCTCGGCCAGAGCCTGGGCATGACCACGGTCGCCGAGGGCATCGAGGACGCGGTGCAACTGGCGACCCTGCGCGACCTCGACTGCGACCTGGCCCAGGGCTACTTCCTGTCACGCCCCCTGCCGGCGCCCGACGCCACCCGCATCCTCGCCGAAGGCCTCGCCACCAAACTCCCCGTCCCCGCCGTCGCCTGA
- a CDS encoding response regulator, whose product MSRILVVDDDDQLRRALRINLAARRYEVLTAADGTSALRTAGHTPPDLAIVDLGLPDLDGVEVVRGLRGWTSIPIIVLSARHDQAGKVEALDAGADDYVTKPFGMDELLARIRAALRRAAPQPDSVTITTAAFTIDLAAKRVTTTAGDEVRLTPTEWHMLELLARHPDKLVAQKQVLREVWGPAYENETGYLRVHLANLRRKLEPDPSRPRYLITEPGIGYRFTP is encoded by the coding sequence GTGAGCCGCATTCTTGTCGTGGACGACGACGACCAGCTCCGGCGGGCCCTGCGCATCAACCTGGCCGCCCGCCGGTACGAGGTCCTGACCGCCGCCGACGGCACCAGCGCCCTCCGCACCGCCGGCCACACCCCACCCGACCTGGCCATCGTCGACCTCGGCCTCCCCGACCTCGACGGCGTCGAGGTGGTTCGTGGCCTCCGCGGCTGGACCAGCATCCCGATCATCGTGCTGTCCGCCCGCCACGACCAGGCCGGCAAGGTCGAAGCCCTCGACGCCGGCGCCGACGACTACGTCACCAAACCGTTCGGCATGGACGAACTACTCGCCCGCATCCGCGCCGCACTCCGCCGCGCCGCACCCCAGCCCGACAGCGTCACCATCACCACCGCCGCCTTCACCATCGACCTCGCCGCCAAACGCGTCACCACCACCGCCGGCGACGAGGTCCGTCTCACCCCCACCGAATGGCACATGCTCGAACTCCTGGCCCGCCACCCCGACAAACTCGTCGCCCAGAAACAGGTGCTGCGCGAGGTGTGGGGGCCTGCCTACGAGAACGAAACCGGCTACCTCCGCGTCCACCTGGCCAACCTGCGCCGCAAACTCGAACCGGACCCGTCCCGGCCCCGATACCTGATCACCGAGCCGGGCATCGGGTACCGCTTCACACCCTGA